A part of Maniola hyperantus chromosome 14, iAphHyp1.2, whole genome shotgun sequence genomic DNA contains:
- the Ns3 gene encoding large subunit GTPase 1 homolog produces the protein MGKKNKDTLGRALIKDRFAKNRHRRHVEDNTLLHTTEVNDGFDWGRLNLQSVTAESSLQEFLSTAELANREFIAEKLNVKYVKSAPCEVDIVTSQPDFDEPLTVPRRPAWKPGITAEEQLTRERDAFLDWRRHLNELQAKLGAAVTPYERNLELWKQLWRTLEKSDVVLLLLDARNPLLFRCSDLEKYAAEQNCKCILLLNKADLTTEYVRKCWAEYFNKENIPIIFFSAAKSTVSKERKISEEESIQSKEHDNDDSGAELGDSEDESDVENPNALNDTQDDIELFKRQLGDLDNAVNNTANKIDAIQQALDKVLESLRLGKPIEPYQSNANIVSENAQQAENVVTNNNTFENRVADGEEVVTEESVSITAENKVTVQNSHEIFDRDKLLQVLKEQKVVKLKNPPRITVGMIGYPNVGKSSSVNILMQTKKVSVSSMPGHTRHIQSLILDDDVELLDCPGLVLPAYAVAPDLLLTAVLPIDQMRAHEAAMARLCELVGRHTFEKKYGLLLPEYEGSELEYKKILTAHAFNRGFMTAAGQPDQSRSARLLLKDAASGRLQWEQLPPGVEPAPIDQLIQEKKNDTRKPTPREARAVEGWLNKSIEIDNTFFALKKSTAHVKGKPILGISSAQAAGNPGIPGKPWKQEKKHANKNKREKLRRVYAHLDEH, from the exons ATGGGAAAAAAGAATAAGGACACGCTTGGTCGAGCGCTCATCAAAGACAGATTCGCTAAAAATCGTCATCGCAGACATGTAGAAGATAATACCTTG CTTCACACAACTGAAGTCAATGATGGGTTTGACTGGGGCCGTCTAAACCTACAATCTGTGACAGCGGAGTCCTCTCTCCAAGAGTTCCTCTCCACGGCTGAGCTAGCCAACAGAGAGTTCATAGCAGAGAAACTAAATGTGAAATATGTAAAGTCTGCACCATGTGAAGTTGATATTGTCACATCACAGCCAGATTTTGATGAACCTCTCACTGTTCCAAGAAG ACCAGCCTGGAAACCAGGTATTACAGCGGAAGAGCAATTGACTAGAGAAAGAGATGCTTTCCTAGACTGGAGGCGACATTTGAACGAACTGCAAGCCAAGCTTGGGGCTGCCGTTACACCTTATGAGAGGAACCTGGAGCTTTGGAAACAGTTGTGGCGGACTTTGGAGAAATCCGATGTGGTGCTGCTATTGTTGGATGCAAGGAATCCTCTACTGTTCAG ATGTAGCGACTTGGAAAAATATGCAGCTGAGCAAAACTGTAAATGTATACTCTTGTTAAACAAGGCTGATTTGACTACTGAGTATGTGCGCAAATGTTGGGCTGAATACTTCAATAAAGAG AACATTCCCATAATCTTCTTCTCAGCTGCAAAAAGTACAGTTAGCAAAGAAAGGAAGATTTCTGAAGAAGAATCAATTCAATCAAAAGAACATGATAACGATGACTCAGGTGCAGAATTAGGCGACTCTGAAGATGAAAGCGATGTAGAAAATCCAAACGCACTAAACGACACACAAGATGACATAGAACTGTTTAAAAGACAACTTGGAGACCTGGATAATGCTGTGAATAATACTGCTAATAAAATAGACGCTATACAACAGGCATTAGATAAGGTTCTAGAAAGTTTACGGTTAGGTAAACCAATAGAACCATACCAAAGCAATGCTAACATAGTTTCAGAAAATGCTCAACAAGCAGAAAATGTAGTAACAAACAATAACACATTTGAAAACCGAGTTGCAGATGGTGAAGAAGTAGTTACTGAAGAATCTGTTAGTATTACAGCAGAAAATAAAGTAACAGTTCAAAATTCACATGAGATTTTTGACAGAGACAAGTTGTTACAAGTACTTAAAGAACAAAAGGTGGTCAAATTGAAGAATCCTCCGAGAATAACAGTGGGAATGATTGGATATCCTAATGTAGGAAAATCTAGTTCTGTCAATATTTTGATGCAGACTAAAAAG GTCAGTGTAAGCTCGATGCCGGGTCACACGCGGCACATCCAGTCGCTGATATTGGATGACGATGTGGAACTGTTGGACTGCCCCGGCTTAGTGTTACCCGCCTATGCCGTGGCCCCTGATCTACTGTTGACTGCTGTTCTACCCATTGACCAG ATGCGTGCTCACGAGGCGGCCATGGCTCGACTGTGCGAGCTAGTGGGTCGACATACATTCGAGAAGAAATACGGACTCTTGTTACCTGAGTACGAGGGCAGCGAACTCGAGTACAAGAAGATACTTACTGCGCATGCGT TTAACAGAGGTTTCATGACGGCCGCCGGCCAACCGGACCAATCCCGCTCCGCTCGCCTCTTACTAAAAGACGCGGCGAGCGGCCGCTTGCAGTGGGAGCAGCTTCCGCCGGGAGTGGAACCCGCGCCCATCGACCAGCTCATACAGGAGAAGAAGAACGACACACGGAAACCCACGCCCAGGGAAGCTAGAGCTGTAGAG GGATGGCTGAACAAGTCTATAGAAATTGACAACACGTTTTTCGCATTGAAGAAAAGCACTGCGCATGTCAAAGGGAAACCGATTTTAGG GATATCAAGTGCGCAAGCGGCAGGCAATCCGGGCATTCCCGGGAAACCCTGGAAACAAGAGAAGAAACACGCGAACAAAAATAAAAGAGAAAAACTCCGAAGAGTATACGCTCATTTAGATGAAcactaa
- the LOC117988549 gene encoding nuclear apoptosis-inducing factor 1-like — MPPRRKVSVRQFELLVEFAETHRYIAMGRYAGGPLGNQAARQAWQTLALQLNAVGEGVSKSSKQWRRYWIELKAKIKNKAADSRRMARGTGGGPNRLLPLTPIEERILSIIGKVAVEGLKGVQIPLDAPTTNMEEEDSPSILGVIDITLKT, encoded by the exons ATGCCTCCAAGAAGAAAAGTCTCTGTGCGCCAATTTGAACTCTTGGTTGAGTTTGCAGAGACCCATCGCTATATTGCGATGGGTCGATACGCTGGAGGGCCTCTAGGGAACCAGGCTGCACGACAGGCCTGGCAAACCCTTGCCCTCCAGCTAAATGCAGTTGGGGAAGGGGTTTCAAAAAGCAGCAAACAATGGCGAAGA TACTGGATTGAACTAAAGGcgaagataaaaaataaagcgGCTGACTCTAGGAGGATGGCTAGGGGAACGGGTGGAGGGCCCAATAGGCTGCTACCTTTAACACCTATAGAAGAAAGGATCCTCTCCATTATAGGGAAGGTAGCAGTCGAAGGATTGAAGGGAGTCCAAATTCCACTGGAT GCTCCAACAACGAACATGGAGGAAGAAGACAGCCCATCAATATTAGGTGTTATTGACATAACACTTAAAACATGA
- the LOC117988402 gene encoding putative nuclease HARBI1 encodes MARAVLMGHAEEQRQQKALRVHRRRLRDMYNPMELPETEFIANFRLSKAGYQQVLEELGPHLQAARRRTAVRKELKILAALHFYATGTYQRPMGTSIFNTMSQSCFSRCLREVTDALNAREVLTKYIKFPASQREREIIMQNFMEKFGFPGIIGCIDGTHVALVRPIEHEESFLNRKFYHSLNVMIICDANLSILHVDASFGGASHDSFVWNNSMVKTIIEGLTNERCWLLGDSGYAQRPWMMTPILDAAAGSPEEHYTKLHCRVRNSVERCIGVLKARWRYLLSHRVLHYDPVVAAKVVNACVCLHNIANVRNVPIPEDDNGEGGDNQQPQQALETPDTANADSTRAMLVRRLWDARP; translated from the exons atggctcGTGCCGTATTGATGGGGCATGCTGAAGAGCAGCGCCAACAAAAGGCGCTACGGGTCCACAGGCGCAGGCTGCGCGATATGTATAACCCAATGGAGCTGCCAGAAACAGAGTTCATTGCGAACTTTCGTTTGAGCAAGGCTGGCTACCAGCAGGTGTTAGAGGAACTCGGGCCTCACCTCCAAGCCGCTCGACGAAGGACAGCTGTTCGCAAGGAACTAAAG ATCCTAGCAGCTCTGCATTTTTATGCCACGGGTACATATCAGCGCCCAATGGGGACATCTATCTTCAATACGATGTCCCAATCATGTTTTAGCCGATGTCTACGTGAGGTAACTGATGCACTCAATGCTCGGGAAGTACTCACTAAGTACATAAAGTTTCCTGCATCCCAAAGGGAAAGGGAAATAATTATGCAAAA CTTTATGGAAAAGTTTGGGTTCCCGGGCATTATAGGTTGCATTGATGGAACTCACGTAGCCCTAGTACGGCCCATAGAACATGAGGAGTCATTCCTCAATAGGAAATTTTATCATTCCTTGAATGTAATGATA atttGTGACGCCAATCTAAGCATTCTGCATGTAGATGCGTCATTTGGTGGCGCATCTCATGATTCCTTTGTATGGAATAACAGTATGGTCAAAACCATAATAGAAGGCTTGACGAATGAGCGGTGCTGGTTATTAG GTGATTCTGGGTATGCACAGCGTCCATGGATGATGACACCCATCTTGGACGCTGCTGCTGGATCCCCAGAAGAACACTACACCAAACTTCATTGTCGAGTCAGAAACAGTGTGGAGCGCTGTATTGGTGTGTTGAAAGCACGTTGGCGGTATTTATTAAGCCACAGAGTGCTTCACTATGATCCAGTTGTTGCTGCGAAAGTAGTGAATGCCTGTGTGTGCTTGCACAACATTGCCAATGTGCGCAACGTGCCAATTCCTGAGGACGACAATGGAGAGGGTGGTGATAACCAGCAGCCCCAGCAAGCCCTTGAAACACCAGATACTGCGAATGCAGATTCTACGAGGGCAATGCTCGTTAGAAGATTATGGGATGCCAGGCCCTAG